One genomic segment of Mobula hypostoma chromosome 2, sMobHyp1.1, whole genome shotgun sequence includes these proteins:
- the rnf115a gene encoding E3 ubiquitin-protein ligase RNF115 isoform X1, with protein MAEAAAVSPLRFFCHCCKGEVCPKLPEYTCPQCESGFIEEVTDQSSFLDGRTNGLDEDSATQFAELWDRTFLNLDQTFLLVDGRPLRGGASLEHDGGGLDRGGQQGDVWGPGRHARLPVARRYRSRASSRPERSPAIEGIIQQLFAGLFSNAGIPGSPTFSWDRLLHSNPADYAWGQSGLDAVITQLLGQLENTGPPPADRDRIAALPVVTVSQEQIDSALECPVCKEDYLLEEQVRQLPCHHLFHNDCIVPWLEMHDTCPVCRKSLNGEVTTGHQQTSEQLSGSSAGRESGRRDPWAY; from the exons GAATACACATGCCCCCAGTGTGAGTCAGGCTTCATCGAGGAAGTCACCGATCAGTCCAG TTTCCTGGATGGCAGGACGAATGGATTGGACGAAGATTCAGCCACACAGTTTGCAGAG CTGTGGGATCGAACTTTCCTGAACCTGGACCAGACGTTCCTGCTGGTGGATGGGAGGCCGCTGCGTGGCGGCGCTTCGCTGGAACACGATGGCGGGGGACTGGACCGGGGTGGGCAGCAGGGTGATGTCTGGGGTCCCGGCCGGCATGCCAGGTTACCCGTGGCCAGGAGGTATCGGTCCAGGGCCTCCTCCCGGCCTGAGAGGTCTCCGGCCATCGAGGG AATAATTCAGCAGTTATTTGCTGGGCTCTTCTCCAACGCTGGAATCCCAGGCTCTCCAACCTTCTCGTG ggACAGGCTGCTGCACTCAAATCCTGCCGATTATGCCTGGGGACAGAGTGGGCTCGACGCGGTGATCACACAG CTCCTGGGCCAGCTGGAGAACACGGGACCTCCTCCCGCTGACCGGGACAGGATCGCCGCACTCCCCGTTGTCACCGTGTCCCAGGAACAGATCG ATTCCGCCCTCGAGTGTCCGGTTTGCAAAGAGGATTACCTCCTGGAGGAACAGGTCCGACAGCTGCCCTGCCACCACCTCTTCCACAACGATTGCATCGTCCCCTGGCTAGAGATG CACGACACTTGTCCGGTGTGCCGCAAGAGTCTGAATGGGGAAGTCACCACAGGCCATCAGCAGACCTCAGAGCAGCTGTCCGGCAGCTCGGCGGGTAGGGAAAGCGGGCGGCGAGACCCCTGGGCGTACTGA
- the rnf115a gene encoding E3 ubiquitin-protein ligase RNF115 isoform X2 has product MAEAAAVSPLRFFCHCCKGEVCPKLPEYTCPQCESGFIEEVTDQSSFLDGRTNGLDEDSATQFAELWDRTFLNLDQTFLLVDGRPLRGGASLEHDGGGLDRGGQQGDVWGPGRHARLPVARRYRSRASSRPERSPAIEGIIQQLFAGLFSNAGIPGSPTFSWLLHSNPADYAWGQSGLDAVITQLLGQLENTGPPPADRDRIAALPVVTVSQEQIDSALECPVCKEDYLLEEQVRQLPCHHLFHNDCIVPWLEMHDTCPVCRKSLNGEVTTGHQQTSEQLSGSSAGRESGRRDPWAY; this is encoded by the exons GAATACACATGCCCCCAGTGTGAGTCAGGCTTCATCGAGGAAGTCACCGATCAGTCCAG TTTCCTGGATGGCAGGACGAATGGATTGGACGAAGATTCAGCCACACAGTTTGCAGAG CTGTGGGATCGAACTTTCCTGAACCTGGACCAGACGTTCCTGCTGGTGGATGGGAGGCCGCTGCGTGGCGGCGCTTCGCTGGAACACGATGGCGGGGGACTGGACCGGGGTGGGCAGCAGGGTGATGTCTGGGGTCCCGGCCGGCATGCCAGGTTACCCGTGGCCAGGAGGTATCGGTCCAGGGCCTCCTCCCGGCCTGAGAGGTCTCCGGCCATCGAGGG AATAATTCAGCAGTTATTTGCTGGGCTCTTCTCCAACGCTGGAATCCCAGGCTCTCCAACCTTCTCGTG GCTGCTGCACTCAAATCCTGCCGATTATGCCTGGGGACAGAGTGGGCTCGACGCGGTGATCACACAG CTCCTGGGCCAGCTGGAGAACACGGGACCTCCTCCCGCTGACCGGGACAGGATCGCCGCACTCCCCGTTGTCACCGTGTCCCAGGAACAGATCG ATTCCGCCCTCGAGTGTCCGGTTTGCAAAGAGGATTACCTCCTGGAGGAACAGGTCCGACAGCTGCCCTGCCACCACCTCTTCCACAACGATTGCATCGTCCCCTGGCTAGAGATG CACGACACTTGTCCGGTGTGCCGCAAGAGTCTGAATGGGGAAGTCACCACAGGCCATCAGCAGACCTCAGAGCAGCTGTCCGGCAGCTCGGCGGGTAGGGAAAGCGGGCGGCGAGACCCCTGGGCGTACTGA